The Gracilimonas sediminicola sequence GCCGGGCAATCAGTGCGGCAATAAGGAAAACGGAGGCAATAGCAACCTCCCGGTATTTTTTCAGGAACGAGATCATAGCATATCTGTTAATTTGATCTCAAGATAGCGGTATCTGCACCGGGTGGATTGCAGTATTGTGTAATTCTTGTGCAGGATTTTGTCAGAGCTTGTCGATGGAGATGCGCTTGTTCTCCTTCACGTCCTTAAAGTGAGAGGGTGACAGCCCGGTTTCTTTCTTAAACTGTCGGGAGAAATGCTGCTGACTGCTATATCCAAGCTCATAGGCGATTTCCGTGAGGCTTTGTTCGCCATAAACAATAAGCTCTTTGGCCCGCTCAATTTTCTGCAGGATGTAATACCGCTCAATGGATTTCCCCTCCACATTGGAAAACAACCGACTGAGCTGCTGATAATCTTTATTAATTTTTTTGGAAAGATAGGCAGACAGGTTGCCCTCCAGCTCCTTGTCGGTGCGGATCAACTGAATGATAAGCTGTTTAATCTGCTCTACAATCCGGCTGCCTTTATCGTTAATCAATTCAAACCCATTGTTGCGCACAACTTGAATCAGGCGTTCGTATTCATCTGCGGTAACCGGATTTGATAAGGTCAGCTGTCCGAGTTCGATTTTCTGAATCTCAAAATCGGCAGCCAGCAGCTTTTCTTCCAGAACTTCCGCGCAGTGACTGCACACCATGTTTTTTATGTGAAAGTGTTTTTCATCCATATGCCCTAAAATTAGTAAAGCCGTAAGATCGTTCAAAGGAAGAGAAAAGATTAAAATAGAAACTTATGGGAATCAATTAAGGTCCTGCTCAAAAAGCTTAAGGTTGTTTAAGCTTTGAATAGTGTGAGGATGTGATTCCCCCAACACCTCTTTTCGGATGGTATAGGCCTCTTGTAGAAGTTGCTCGGCTCTGCTTCTATTATTACGGGCTCGCTCTATCAATCCAAGATTATTGATGCTCCAGGCTGTTTCGAAGTGATTTCGACCCAATACCTCATCCCGAATTTCTATTGCTCGTTGGGTAAAATCAGCTGCCTCATCGAGATTGCCCTGCACAAAAGTTGCCCAGCCCAGGCTATGAAGCGTTTGGGCGATAGCTTTCCTTGTAGCATTTGGGGCATCCTGGTTGTAAAGTTGTTCTCGCAGATCCAGGGTGACTCTAAAAAGGCTGTCAGCTGTATGGCGGCTTCCTTGTGAAAAATATATCCAAGACAGGTTTTGAAGTATATTTGAGTAGAGCATGGTTTCGTTCATTTCAGCCGCCTCATAACCCGATTTGGCACTTAGTATAATGGAATCTGCTTTGGTGGTCTTTCCTTGTATAAACCAAATCCACCCTAAGCCCTCCATTGTATTTCCAAGAGAAGCTATTTCCGTGTCAGGATTGTTTTGTTTTTCTTCTAATGCCTGAATGTAATAGTACTCCGATTTGGAGTAGTCTCCTTTGTCCCGGTAAAAGTCACCCAGATTGTGATAACAGGAAGCCAATAGGTATTTATCCGGATGATCGGAGGGAAGAGACTCTCTGATATCCTTCACTTCTAAATACAACTCTTCGGCCTTATCCAGATTCCCGAGGTTTTGATGGACTCGGGCTACGGTTTCGAGCAGCTGTGCCTGTACATCAGGATAATGTCCCAAGTCCCGGTGAATGTATTCAACTCCGTCATCAAGAAATTGGTTAGATGTAATGGCCGATTCATCATCCCGGGTGTAGTCCGCATTCTCAAATACGCCCGACATAAAGGCACTCGTAATCCGGGCTTTTTCAGCTTCTTCAAGGGCCTTGTCCCGTTCATGCGAAACGGTTTGAATATGATAGAATAACAGTGTGGAAAGCGATAGAACAAAAACCACGGCTGCAACTACGAATTTTAGATTTCGGGTTACAAATCTGCGGGTTTTGTATCTGTAATTCCCGGGGACAGCTTTTACAGGCCTCTTTTGCTGAAAGTCTTCCAGATCCTGGTGGAATTCAAGCGCCGATGAATACCGGTCTTCAGGCTTTTTTTGAATAGCTTTCTGAAGTATAGCCTGCAGATCAGATGGGATGGTTTGTGAAAGTGTATTCGGAGGTTTATTCAGGATGATCTCCTCTGCTTCATTCCTGCTTATTCCCGAAAAATTAAGAGGCTTTTCGTTACAAATCAGCTCCCAACCCAGGAGTCCCAAGTTATAAATATCTGAGGCAGTCGTAATTTTCTTATTCTGAATTTGCTCCGGGGAAGCGTATTGCAGGCTCAACACCCGATGGGCGTTTTCTTCATATATATTCTCTTTCAAAAGCCGGGCAATCCCAAAGTCCAGAACTTTTAGTTCCCCCATCTCATTAACCAGAATATTGGAGGGCTTCAGGTCGCGGTGCACAATCAGGTTTTGATGAGCGTAATGAACGGTAAGGCAGAGTTTCTTCAGGAGCTCAATTCGCTCTGAGAGTGGCAAATGATGTTCAACCGAATACTCTGTGATTGAGGTGCCCTCTATTAATTCCATAATCAGATATGGACGCCCGTCTTCAAGGACTCCGCCATCGAAAAGAACGGCAATATTGGGGTGATTTAACCGGGCGAGAATTTGGCGTTCTCTTCGGAATCTCTCCATAGTGGAATCCGAAAGAAAGAACTCATTCACAACTTTAATGGCTGCAATCCGCTCAAACTCGCCATCAATTCTCCGGGCTTTGTACACCGTACCCATGCCGCCGCGGCCTATCAGCTCTGTGGCCTCATACTTGCCGATTTTGAAAGGGAGAAGCGTTTCGGACAGCTCTTTGTTAAGCACATTTTGGGAATAATCACGAAGCAGGGTTTCGCTGAGCTTCTTCTCGGCTTCCCAAAAAACATCGCTTTCAGGCAGTTCGCTTAACAGGGAAAGAATTTGGTCGGCAAGGTTGGTGTCTGTGCCACACGTTTCCCGCACATACTCATTACGTGTTTTTTCCTGAAGACCCAGAGCGGTGTCCAGTATTTGATTAATCGTATGCCAGCGTTGTTCATCCATTGTAAAGGTATGCGTATAAAAAGCGCGAACACCTCATTCTTTTTGTTCAGATATAAATTGATAAAGCCAAAGTTTGGCTTTTTTCCATTCCCGGTCGATGGTACTGGTGGAAACTCCGAGAACATCAGCAGTTTCGGGAATACTCAAGCCGCCAAAAAAGTGAAGTTCAGTAACTTTTGACATCCGCTCGTCCAGCCCGGCTAATTTATCCAAAGCCTCATCGATGCGAATAATATCAGTAGGCGAAGCGGATTCGCCGGCCAGGTTTTCATCCAGTGTAACGGCTTTTTGCCCCGACCCTCTTTTTTTGCTGTTCTTTTTGCGGGCATAATCCACCAAAATTTGCCTCATACAGCGGGAAGCAATACTGTAGAAATGATTTCGGTCAGAGGCTTCGATCCGGGTTTGATCTATCATTTTCAGAAAAACTTCATGCACTAAATCCGTTTTTTGAAAAGTCAGGTCGTTGCGTTCACGGATAATGTGGGCATGGGCAATCTCCTTCAGCCGGGCATATACCAACGGGAAAATAGCTTCGGAAGCCTTTTGGTCGCCGGCTTTCCAGTCTAAGAGCAATTCTGTTACCTCTCCCTTCACACCTGAAAAATTAAGTTGATGTGGCCGGCTTTTTTTTACGCAAACCACAGTAAGACACACCCAATAAGTAATCTAAAACAGGAATATCAATCAAGGGGAATTATTATGAGTAAAGGAATTGGATTTATTCTATTTATGGCACTTTTGCTGCCTTCGGAAGTTTTTGCTCAATTTGCAGGCGGTTCGGGAACCCCGGGCGATCCTTATCAGGTAGCCACGGCGGCTCAACTAAATGAAGTTCGCAATCACCTTAGCTCTCATTTTATACAAACCGCAGATATTGATCTTGGCGGGGATGATCCGGCCGGAGACTTTTATTACTCGGGATTGGGGTGGGTTCCCATCGGACAGTTTAACAGCGAGTTTGAGGGCAGCTACAACGGTGACGGATACAAGATTACTGGACTTTATATGCAACGGGTAGCAGCCGGGGTGCGGGCAGGTTTATTCGGATATATAGATACCGATGCTTCCCTGGTTAATGTGCACCTGGAGGATGTGGATGTAACCGGAAACAGCCCGGTTGGAGGGCTTCTCGGGGAAAACTCAAATGGGTCGGTGAGCAACTGCTCAGTAACAGGAACCGTGGCCGGTGTTTCGAATGTAGGAGGTTTGGTGGGTTTGAATGGATCAGGGGATGGGTCGGTAAGCCT is a genomic window containing:
- a CDS encoding AraC family transcriptional regulator: MDEKHFHIKNMVCSHCAEVLEEKLLAADFEIQKIELGQLTLSNPVTADEYERLIQVVRNNGFELINDKGSRIVEQIKQLIIQLIRTDKELEGNLSAYLSKKINKDYQQLSRLFSNVEGKSIERYYILQKIERAKELIVYGEQSLTEIAYELGYSSQQHFSRQFKKETGLSPSHFKDVKENKRISIDKL
- a CDS encoding serine/threonine-protein kinase; this translates as MDEQRWHTINQILDTALGLQEKTRNEYVRETCGTDTNLADQILSLLSELPESDVFWEAEKKLSETLLRDYSQNVLNKELSETLLPFKIGKYEATELIGRGGMGTVYKARRIDGEFERIAAIKVVNEFFLSDSTMERFRRERQILARLNHPNIAVLFDGGVLEDGRPYLIMELIEGTSITEYSVEHHLPLSERIELLKKLCLTVHYAHQNLIVHRDLKPSNILVNEMGELKVLDFGIARLLKENIYEENAHRVLSLQYASPEQIQNKKITTASDIYNLGLLGWELICNEKPLNFSGISRNEAEEIILNKPPNTLSQTIPSDLQAILQKAIQKKPEDRYSSALEFHQDLEDFQQKRPVKAVPGNYRYKTRRFVTRNLKFVVAAVVFVLSLSTLLFYHIQTVSHERDKALEEAEKARITSAFMSGVFENADYTRDDESAITSNQFLDDGVEYIHRDLGHYPDVQAQLLETVARVHQNLGNLDKAEELYLEVKDIRESLPSDHPDKYLLASCYHNLGDFYRDKGDYSKSEYYYIQALEEKQNNPDTEIASLGNTMEGLGWIWFIQGKTTKADSIILSAKSGYEAAEMNETMLYSNILQNLSWIYFSQGSRHTADSLFRVTLDLREQLYNQDAPNATRKAIAQTLHSLGWATFVQGNLDEAADFTQRAIEIRDEVLGRNHFETAWSINNLGLIERARNNRSRAEQLLQEAYTIRKEVLGESHPHTIQSLNNLKLFEQDLN
- a CDS encoding ECF-type sigma factor, translating into MKGEVTELLLDWKAGDQKASEAIFPLVYARLKEIAHAHIIRERNDLTFQKTDLVHEVFLKMIDQTRIEASDRNHFYSIASRCMRQILVDYARKKNSKKRGSGQKAVTLDENLAGESASPTDIIRIDEALDKLAGLDERMSKVTELHFFGGLSIPETADVLGVSTSTIDREWKKAKLWLYQFISEQKE